A section of the Sedimentisphaera cyanobacteriorum genome encodes:
- the cobT gene encoding nicotinate-nucleotide--dimethylbenzimidazole phosphoribosyltransferase, with protein sequence MLNIKEIQTHLDNLTKPPGSLGRLEEVAAKLCFCQQTLKPQTRPRQIVLFAADHGVVEEGVSAWPAEVTELMIDNILSGGAASSVLAKTTQTQLKLVDVGSLCQNKKDSKFYRCVQIAKGTANLAKVPAMTKEQFEKSMQIGKEEAENAVKNGAKILAAGEMGIGNTTAASCLSAILCDVPVENVIGPGAGADDKILSRKIQVVCSAIKRIRTQSNGNLAEDIASVCGFEIAAMAGFYIKAAELKTVMVIDGFISTAAALIAEVLFKGSRDYMIASHCSAEPGHKVLLKKLQLKPLLDWSMRLGEGTGALLVMPLLDSAADVMAKMATFESAGIKR encoded by the coding sequence ATGCTCAACATCAAAGAAATACAAACCCACCTTGACAATTTAACAAAACCGCCGGGAAGCCTCGGGCGACTTGAAGAAGTTGCAGCAAAGCTATGTTTCTGCCAGCAGACATTAAAGCCGCAAACCAGACCACGTCAAATAGTTTTGTTTGCCGCTGATCACGGCGTAGTCGAAGAAGGTGTATCTGCATGGCCTGCTGAAGTTACAGAATTGATGATTGATAATATTCTTAGCGGAGGAGCTGCCAGTAGTGTATTAGCCAAAACAACCCAGACGCAACTGAAACTTGTAGATGTCGGCTCATTATGTCAAAACAAAAAAGACAGTAAATTTTACAGGTGTGTGCAAATCGCTAAAGGTACAGCCAATCTTGCCAAAGTACCGGCTATGACTAAAGAACAATTTGAAAAATCGATGCAAATCGGCAAAGAAGAAGCAGAAAATGCTGTCAAGAATGGAGCAAAAATACTTGCTGCTGGTGAAATGGGAATCGGCAACACAACTGCGGCTTCCTGCCTTTCCGCTATATTGTGTGATGTACCGGTAGAAAATGTAATCGGCCCAGGAGCCGGAGCTGATGACAAAATATTATCCAGAAAAATTCAGGTTGTTTGTAGTGCAATCAAAAGAATAAGAACGCAAAGCAATGGTAACCTGGCTGAAGATATTGCATCTGTTTGTGGTTTTGAAATTGCTGCAATGGCTGGATTTTATATCAAAGCCGCTGAGCTAAAAACCGTTATGGTAATAGATGGATTCATATCCACAGCAGCAGCTCTGATTGCTGAAGTGTTATTTAAAGGCAGCCGCGATTATATGATAGCATCTCATTGTTCAGCTGAACCGGGCCATAAAGTATTATTGAAAAAGCTGCAATTAAAGCCGCTTCTGGATTGGTCAATGCGATTAGGAGAAGGAACGGGTGCTTTGTTGGTCATGCCTTTATTAGATTCCGCAGCGGATGTTATGGCAAAAATGGCAACATTTGAATCTGCGGGGATTAAGCGATGA
- a CDS encoding adenosylcobinamide-GDP ribazoletransferase encodes MNKYLILPFFTAVQFLTRIPVPNGSKPSEQKVFQRVVLFMPLVGMLIGLITAGIFVLCQFVFNALLAAAVAITVELFVTGAFHEDAVADYFDAFGGGWTKDDILRKLKDSRIGSYGATALIIALVLRILAIASLDGILFQIVVITASASIGRLATVISVGLLKPVESRESLAKEAGHNAKIADVIIAVLLIFPVFIIWGYLTPAKMLVSLVVIAVLLGVILRKIHKLIGGITGDCLGMICYMAQIVVLVVSAASWRGLN; translated from the coding sequence ATGAATAAATACCTGATACTGCCTTTTTTCACTGCTGTACAATTTCTAACCCGAATTCCCGTTCCGAATGGAAGCAAGCCTTCAGAGCAGAAAGTGTTTCAGCGGGTTGTATTATTTATGCCGCTGGTCGGGATGCTGATAGGATTGATTACTGCTGGTATTTTTGTTCTATGTCAGTTTGTATTTAATGCTTTGTTGGCCGCTGCAGTTGCAATTACTGTGGAACTATTTGTCACGGGTGCATTTCATGAAGATGCGGTGGCAGACTACTTTGATGCGTTTGGCGGAGGCTGGACAAAAGATGATATTTTGAGAAAACTAAAGGACAGCAGGATTGGCAGTTACGGAGCAACAGCATTGATTATAGCTCTTGTCTTACGCATACTGGCAATAGCTTCTCTTGATGGAATTCTGTTTCAAATAGTAGTAATTACTGCCTCAGCATCTATAGGACGGCTTGCAACCGTTATTTCAGTTGGACTTTTAAAACCTGTAGAGTCCAGAGAAAGCCTTGCCAAAGAAGCCGGTCATAATGCTAAAATAGCGGATGTCATCATCGCAGTTTTACTGATTTTCCCTGTATTTATTATTTGGGGATATTTAACACCGGCAAAAATGCTGGTTTCACTGGTAGTTATTGCTGTTTTACTGGGTGTTATATTACGAAAAATTCATAAGCTTATTGGAGGCATCACAGGCGATTGCCTTGGTATGATTTGCTACATGGCCCAAATAGTTGTTTTGGTAGTCTCCGCGGCAAGCTGGAGGGGATTAAATTGA
- a CDS encoding histidine phosphatase family protein: protein MKHTLILIRHGQVHEKYQGICYGASDIELSELGQKQSTKVAEQVGKYLIDAIYHSDLKRTSFMAKLLATKSNAKIITDIRLRERNFGTWELKKWDSIYAENGNQINGLFENPESFAPPNGETTYAFRNRIMSWYEDIPEEGIFAVIAHGGTIAALLGTLKKLPVKQWLDLIPEYGKYVIYNNCMEI from the coding sequence TTGAAACACACACTTATTCTTATACGTCATGGCCAGGTACATGAAAAATATCAAGGAATCTGTTATGGTGCAAGCGACATTGAACTAAGCGAACTTGGCCAGAAACAGAGCACCAAGGTTGCCGAACAAGTCGGTAAGTATCTAATCGATGCAATATATCACAGCGATCTTAAACGAACGAGCTTTATGGCGAAACTTTTGGCAACTAAATCGAACGCCAAAATCATCACAGACATTCGCCTCAGAGAGAGAAATTTTGGTACGTGGGAACTTAAAAAGTGGGACAGCATTTATGCTGAGAACGGAAATCAGATTAACGGTCTGTTTGAAAACCCTGAATCGTTTGCTCCGCCAAACGGCGAGACAACGTATGCTTTCCGCAACCGAATCATGTCGTGGTACGAAGATATTCCAGAAGAAGGAATTTTCGCGGTAATTGCCCACGGAGGAACCATTGCCGCTTTGCTGGGAACACTGAAAAAACTCCCTGTTAAACAATGGCTTGATCTGATTCCTGAATATGGAAAATATGTTATTTACAATAATTGTATGGAAATTTAA